The DNA window TGGCGCTCGCCGAGTTCCACATGCTCCAGGAGGAATCCGGCCCCATTGCCAGCAGCTTCCACTATCACTATGCCCGGCTGGTCGAGATCATCCACGCGTTGGAAATGATGGAACGCCTGCTCAAGGATCCGACAATCCTCGATCATCGGGTGCGGGCACGGGCGCGCAGCAATCGCGACGAGGGCATCGGCGTCTCAGAAGCGCCGCGCGGCACGCTGATCCATCATTATCGGATCGACGAGGATGGACTCATCACCTGGGTCAACCTGATCATCGCCACCGGTCACAACAATCTCGCCATGAACCAGTCGATCCGGCAGGTCGCGGACGCCTATGTCGACGGCAACAACCTGCAGGAAGGCATGCTCAACCGGGTCGAGGCGGTCATTCGTTGCTTCGATCCCTGCCTGTCCTGCGCCTCGCACGCCTTCGGTCAGATGCCGCTGCGGATCGAACTCAAGGACGCCGCCGGACGGGTCATCGACACCCTGAGCCGGTCCTGAGCGCCGCCCGTGAAGATTCTGATCATCGGCTACGGCAGCCCCATCCGGGGCGACGACGCACTTGGCCCGTTGGTCGCGGACCGACTGGAAAACACGGGGGTTCCGGCGGGCGTGGAGGTGATGTCACGTCACATCCTCACCGCCGAGCTGGTCGCCGACATCGCGGAGCAGGATCGGGTGATCTTTCTGGATGCCGCCGTGGATGCCGAACCAGGCGAGGTCCGCTGCCAGCAACTCGCGCCCGACGCCCACGCACTCTCGACCATGGCCCATTTTCTCGACCCACGGGAACTCCTGGCCTGGTGCGAGACCCTCTACGGGCGCGTACCCGAGAGTTTTCTGGTCTCAGCCGGCGGCGACTCTTTCGACTACTCCAATTATTGCCTGACTCCCATCGGCGAGATGGCGATGGGAAAAATGCTCGATTGGGTCGACCGGCTGATGCACGGCGAGACGTCAAGAGCAGACGGATGAACCGACACCCACGCGGGTCATAAAAGTCGGGAGCGCTGTCGTGATCTTGCGGCTTCGCTTCCTGATGGGCTAAGTGACGGGTTTCACTGTTCTAGCGCGCGCGGCAGGATGGCGTCCTGGGCGTGATACGCCTGACCGGTAATACCCAGACTCTCCGGCCCCAGCAGTCGAAGATAAGTATCCGCGACGGTCTCGGGCGCGGGATGGATGCCGGGATCCTCGCCCGGATAGAGGGTGGCCCGCAGGGCGGTGCGAACGAGACCGGGGTCGAGACTGTTGACCCGAAGCTGGCTGCTGTCGCGGGTTTCTTCCGCCAGCACTTGCATCAGTCCCTCGATCCCGAACTTGGCGGCGGCATAGGCGCCCCAGTAGGCTTTGCCGGCGCGTCCGACGCGATCCGAGGTGAAGACGATGGCGGCATCCTTCGAGGCACGCAACAGCGGCAGACAGGCTTGCGTCAGCAGAAAGGGCGCGGTCAGGTTGATCCGGATCACCCGCTCCCACTCGCTGGCGTCATAGTCGTCGATACGGCTAAGATAGGGCGCGAAAGCGGCGCAGTGGGCCAGTCCGTCAAGACGGCCGAAGGTCTCGCCCACGAGGTTCGCCGCGGCGATGAAATCCGCCTCGGTCGCCTGCTCCAGATCGAGCGGCAGGATCGCGGGTTCGGGATCGCCCTGGGCGAGGATGGCGTCGTACACCGGCTCCAGATCGGCTTCCTTGAAGGACGAAAGAACGACGGTCGCACCCTGGGCCGCGCACGCGAGCGCCACGGCGCGGCCGATGCCCTCGAGAGCGCCGGTGACCAGGATGACGCGCGCTTGCAGCCGCTTCATGTCGGCGTGTATTTGGTCCATCGGATGATTGGTTCTCTTGACAAAGTCAGTTAATCGATGAGAAAGCCTGCCTGCGGATGGTAATCCAGCGGTTCGCAGGCCACGCCGGTCACCTCGGCCGTTGCCGGTCCGGTGCGCAGCCAGTCGCGGAACTGCGCAACGGCCGCCGCCTCGCCGCAAACGAGCACTTCCACTCGCCCATCCGCGAGATTGCGGGCAGATCCAGTCACTCCGAGCCGCATGGCCTGCTCACGTGCGGCAGCCCGGAAGAACACTCCCTGTACGCGGCCGCCAATGAGGCAGCGGTAGCAAACTCTTTGTTCTGACTGCAACTCATCCATACTCGGCTCCTGTGAACTCGGTTGACGACCGCCCGCTTGCGATCAATATGGAGCGCGCACTTGATCGTTCAACGTTTCAAGGCGCGAGAGCCGCTTGACGTTCGCGCTTGTATTGCTGAAAGGTGGTGTCCTTGTAGCGACCCTCGACGACATAATTTCCAAGCCACATAAATTCGCTGGAATCCCCGGTCGCACCGATAAACTTGGTCATCAGATTCCCCTCGGCATCGAAAAAGGCGAACACAGGCGTCGCCCGCACCCGATAGGATTTGAGGGCGAAGTCCTTTTGGGTCATCGAAGTGCCGGAGAAATCGGTCATCTCCACCTCCCCTTCGATATCGATCGGGAAGATTTTAAAGTGTTTTTTGAAGTATTCATGCACCTCGGGCCGATTGAGGACCGTGGTTTTCATCCGCTGGCAAAAGGGGCATTCGTCCATTTCGAACATGAGCAGAATACCCTGTTTACCCTCGGCCTTGACCGTTTCGAGTTCCTCGGAAAAATCGCCGAAGGTCGTATCGAAAAAAGGCTCGGCAGGATCGCCGATCGCCACCGACCAGCCACCGGCCGAGAGCAGGAGCGCGCAGAGCGTCCGCCGGAAGAAGGAAGGTATCCATGCTGGATGGACGGCATCAGGGAATGAGATGTTCATGGTTTCAGCTCCAATGGACTCAAGACGCGATCAGTCGGAAAATGACCCCTGCCGCGATGCCGCCGATTGTCCTCAGTTCGGCGGGGCAGTTCAACGAGTACCTTCTCTTCGTCCGGGTGCGTTCTTATGAATTACATTCTGGTTTTATATTACAGCCGACATGGCGCCACAGCGGAGATGGCCAGGCAGATCGCCCGCGGCGTCGAGGCCGGCGGCCTGGAGTCGCGCCTGCGCACGGTCCCCGCGGTTTCCACGGTGTGCGAGGCCACGGAAGACAACATTCCAGCCAGCGGGGCGCCCTACGCGAACCTTGACGATGTGCGTCATTGCGCCGGACTCGCGCTTGGCAGTCCCACCCGCTTCGGCAACATGGCGGCACCCCTCAAATATTTTCTGGACGGAACCAGCAGTCTCTGGCTTGCTGGCGCACTCACCGGCAAGCCAGCCGGCGTTTTCACCTCCACCTCCAGTCCTCACGGGGGACAGGAGGCGACACTACTCAGCATGATGCTGCCTCTTCTGCATCACGGCATGTTGCTGATGGGATTGCCCTACAGCGAAACGGACCTGTTGCATACCCGCGGCGGCGGTACGCCCTATGGCCCGTCGCACCTTGCTGGCCCCGACAGCCAGCTACCCGTCACGGACGAGGAGCGGCGACTCTGTCAGGCGCTGGGTAAACGCCTCGCCGAAACCGCGGCCCGGTTAGCCCCGCGCGACCCATGAGTCCAGGATCCTGAACCATCCGAGCGCCACCAGGTGGATCGTCTGTCAGTGAGCGCATTCCAGCAGCAGCTTCATCTGCCGATCGAGTGGATCAGGGAACCGACCCTGGCCGAATATCGACCGGGACCGAATGCGGAAGCGCTGGCGCTCGTGTCGACCATGGCGGCTGGCGATGGCGAGCCTTTCCTGTTTCTGTTCGGGAACGCAGGCACGGGCAAGACCCACCTGTTGCAAGCGGCCTGTCTTGCCGCCACCCGGCAGGGCCTGCAGACGCATTTTGTTCCGCTGGGCACCACGGGTCTGGAGCCGAGCCTCTTCGACGACCTGGAGCGACTGGATCTGGTGGCGATCGACGACGTGCAGGCCATCGCTGGCGATGCCATCTGGGAGCGCGCCCTATTCGATCTCTTCAACCGGATGCGCGAACAGGGCCGCCACCTCCTCACCGCGGCGAAAACGACTCCGGACGCGCTCCCGCTGGGACTGCCGGACCTGCGTTCACGTCTGCAATGGGGTCCGCGTTATTGCCTGTTGCCCTTATCCGATGCGGACTGCGAACAATTGCTGATCGAATCGGCTCGTCGTCGCGGAATGACATTGAACGACGACCAGGCGCGTTACATCATGAATTACCATGCCCGCGACCCGACGTCCCTGCTGGCCCTGGTCGCGCGCCTCGACAGCCTGAGCCTGCGCGAGCAACGCCAGCCGACGATCCCGCTCATCCGGCGCGCGATGCAGGGCGATCTTTAGGCGGTTTTCGGGAAAAGACGTTTTCCGGAAACCACCTTCTTACTCATCCTTCAAACCGCGACGGATCGCCTTACGGCCCCAGATCCAGACGTATTGCAAACCGCTCACCACCACGGTCGTAAAACAGGCCCAGATCAGTGGCGGCAACCATTCCGCCGGCAAGGGATAGGGACCGGCATCCGTGATCACTGCCACCACCAGCAGAATCTGCAACAAGGTGTTGAGCTTGCTGACGGGAATCGGCGCGGCTTCCACTTCCTCGACCCGATAGTTGTAGAGCACCGCGCCCCCGACGATCACCAGATCCCGGAACACCACCGCCAGCACCAGCCAGATGGGAATCAAACCAAGCGAACCCAGAACCAAAAAGCAGCAGATGAGCAGAGTCTTGTCCGCCAGCGGATCGAGGATGCCGCCAAGCCGGCTCTGCCAGCCGTAGTGCTTGGCCAGAAAACCATCGAGTCCATCCGAGGCGCCGGCGGCGGCGAACAACGCCAGTGCCCAGCCGAATTCATGCACGAGCAGCAGATAAACCACGGGAATCACGGCGATCAGCCGCATCGCGCTGATGAGATTGGGGAGATCCTTGAGCTTCACGAAGACAACCTTGATGCTGCGCGGTAATTGATCGCTAAGATGCTAGCCCGGCATCCGCCAACTGTCCAAGACTCTCGGTATACAATTGGCCGATTCCGACATCACTGGAGCCATCATGTCGCAGGATTCCCACAACACGTCCCTGAGCTACCGTGACGCCGGCGTCGATATCGACGCCGGAGCCCGTCTGGTGGAACGCATCAAACCGCTCGCCGCCGCCACCGCCCGGCCGGGTATCCTCGCCGGACTCGGCGGGTTTGGCGCGCTCTTCGAGTTACCCCTGGCGGACTATCGCCAACCGGTGCTGGTCTCCGGCACCGATGGTGTCGGCACCAAGCTCAAGCTGGCGATCGATCTCGGTCGGCACGACAGCATCGGTATCGATCTGGTCGCCATGTGCGCCAACGACATCCTGGTCAGCGGCGCCGAACCGCTCTTTTTTCTCGACTATTATGCCACTGGCCGGCTGGACGTGGAGGTCGCCGCCACGGTCATCGCCGGCATCGCCCGTGGCTGCGAACTGGCCGGCTGTGCCCTGACCGGAGGCGAAACCGCCGAGATGCCCGGTCTGTACCAGGACGGCGATTACGACCTGGCGGGGTTCTGCGTCGGCATCGCCGAAAAGGCGAACCTGATTCTGCCCGAGCGCGTCGCCGTCGGCGATGTCCTGCTCGGGCTCAAGGCGTCCGGTCCGCATTCCAACGGCTATTCGCTGATCCGCAAGGTGCTCGCGGTGAGTGGCGCGGATGCGGCTGGCACGCTTGCCCAGGATCTGGACGGGGCATCGCTGGGCGAGCGACTGCTGGCGCCCACGCGCATCTATGTGCGTTCGGTGCTTCCGCTGACGCGCGCGCTGCGCGTCCATGCCCTCGCCCACATCACCGGCGGCGGTCTGACTGAAAATCTGCCGCGGGTCTTGCCGCCGGGTACCCTCGCGCGCGTGGATCTGGACGCCTGGCGTCGGCCACCCGTCTTCGATTGGATCCAGACGCAGGGCGGTATCTCCGATGCGGAAATGCTGCGCACCTTCAATTGCGGGGTCGGCATGGTCGTCTGCCTCGCGCCCGAGGACGTCGAGCCCGCGCTAGAACAGCTCAGGGCCGCGGGCGAGGAGGTCTGGGTCATGGGGCAAATCGAGACCAGCGAGGAGGAACCTGCCGTCATCTACGATCGCGGGACCGCGCATGTCTGAAGACAACCGACTGAGCGTCGTCGCGCTGATCTCCGGCGGCGGTAGCAATCTGCAAGCCCTGATCGACGCCCAGGCCGCTGGGCTGCCGATCCGCATCGTGGCCGTCATCAGCAATCGGGCGGATGCGCCGGGACTTGATCGCGCCCGCCACCACGGCATCCCAGCGGAGATTCTGAGCCACCGGGACTATCCCGATCGCGAGACGTATGACGCGGATCTGCAACGACTGATCGATCGTCATGATCCAGGGCTCGTCGTCCTGGCGGGCTTCATGCGGATTCTAACCCCCGAGTTCGTCAACCACTATCGGGGACGAATGTTCAACATCCACCCCTCCCTCTTGCCCAAATTTCGCGGCCTGCACACCCATCAGCGGGCGCTGGATGCCGACGAGACGGAGCACGGGGCGAGCGTGCATTTCGTCACCGCCGAACTCGACGGCGGCCCGATCATCCTTCAGGCGCGGGTACCGGTGTTGCCCGAGGACGATGCCGCGACACTCGCCGCCCGTGTGCTGGAACAGGAACATCGGATCTATCCCGCCGCCGTGGGCTGGTTCGCGGAGGGACGGCTCAAGCTCGGCGAGGATGGGCGACCCTGGCTGGATGGGGAGCCAATGCCGGAGCCATGACGCATCCATGGATGCCGGACTCGCCTTCCGAACCCGGCAATGTGAACCGCAACGGCACCAACAACTCGATGTGAAAGCTTTCGCGCCCGTTGCCGTTCTGGCGTTCTTCAGTCGACGGCTCGGTTCAACGGGTAACGCAGGATTCGGGGCTGACCGGAGAACAGGACACGCGATCGCGGACCAGGCGCACATAGGCCGAATCCTGCCGTGTTCCATAGCCGACAGTGCCATTGCCGAAGTGCAGGGTCCAGGCGCTGCCTGGATAATAGGGAGACTGGGTCGCGGACCAGAAGCGGTCCGGGGGGGTGTTTGGAAAATGGATCGCGTCGATGTCAAGGCCATAACAGCGACGCTGGAGCAACGAGGACAACTCGGTTCGGTCCGGCAGGCGCCAGTCGGAGTACCCCGCGAAGACCACGCCGCGGCCTTGCCGAATCGCCCATTTCCATTTGAACAACAGCGCATCGCCAACAGCGCAACCGACTCCGCTCAACCCCTCGGCGCACTGCTTCCACATCAGGCCCGTGACGCGATCATTCACCGTCCCGTCCCGATTGGCGACAAAACGGCTGTCCGGTCGCTGGGCGGGAGGAATCTCGTCGACACAGGTCTCGGCAAGCGCGGTGCGAGCGAACGTCGACGCGAACAGGCACAGCGACAACGCCAGAGGCCAGCGAATCTTGTTCAACCGCGTCAACGGCGACATGCGTTGATCGATGCAAGGCCAGCGCCTAGGCACAAACCATGCTGGCCATGGCGGACGCGGTTGAATGGCTACTTCTTCCCGGTTGTCGCGTCCGACGCGGCGGCTCCCGCGCCGGACATGCCAGGGACGTTGGTCAACATTTTCTGGAACATGTCCCAGGAGGCCATGGTTCCCGCCAGATAGGGCTGGAACAATTTGATGGGGTCATAGCCCTCGACCCCGGCCATCATGCGCTCGCGAATGTCATCCATCATCTGGCGCTGAAATGCCTCCACATCCGGCAGGCCAAACAATTTGCGAACCTCGTCCGGGGTGATGTCAAAATCGACGGTAACCTTCATGATGCTCTCCGAGGGACACGGCAACAGGCCGCGGCTGATTTTCGGTTCAACTGTCGTGGTACGTGGACGCGAACGTCAATGACGGCTGGTGCGCGGCACCGGATCGGCGGACGTCGGCTCCTCGACCGTCATCGCTCGCCGCACTCGTCGTCCGATCAGGGTACAGGCACGCTCAAAGGCACCGGACGCCTCGCGCGCGTTCCAGTCCCATTCGGATGGATGGGCCGTGGACGGGCACTGCCAATGGCCCGTGGTCAGCAGCGAACCGATCCGCAACTCCAGGGTCCAGTCGTGCCAGAGGATATCGGGTTGTTCGTCATCGACGAATTCCTGCTCGGCCAGACGAATATAGTTTCCGGCGGTATCGTCCATGGCCACCAGATTGGATAACAGCAGGGTCTCGTCGACGCAACTGCTCCAACCCGTGTGGACCGCGCTCGCCGTCCCCATTAATGCATGGATGAGCAATGCCGGGGTGATGGTCAGCGACAGGGGGGTGTCCCAGTCGGGTTCGGCGGCGTCGGTTTCTAGTGTCATGGTCGATCTCAAATCCGGCTCGTTGCGGCGTCTTGTCAGGCATTCTCGAAGTGTCTCCAGTCTACGACCGGCAACCCGAGCGCGGCAATCCCATGGCTGACACGTTACCATGCCATCCTCAACATAACAGGTCCAGCAGCATGTCGGTTATCCTCGATCTCGCCATCTTCCCCACCGATCAGGGAATCAGCGT is part of the Thiocystis violascens DSM 198 genome and encodes:
- a CDS encoding hydrogenase maturation protease → MKILIIGYGSPIRGDDALGPLVADRLENTGVPAGVEVMSRHILTAELVADIAEQDRVIFLDAAVDAEPGEVRCQQLAPDAHALSTMAHFLDPRELLAWCETLYGRVPESFLVSAGGDSFDYSNYCLTPIGEMAMGKMLDWVDRLMHGETSRADG
- a CDS encoding SDR family NAD(P)-dependent oxidoreductase is translated as MDQIHADMKRLQARVILVTGALEGIGRAVALACAAQGATVVLSSFKEADLEPVYDAILAQGDPEPAILPLDLEQATEADFIAAANLVGETFGRLDGLAHCAAFAPYLSRIDDYDASEWERVIRINLTAPFLLTQACLPLLRASKDAAIVFTSDRVGRAGKAYWGAYAAAKFGIEGLMQVLAEETRDSSQLRVNSLDPGLVRTALRATLYPGEDPGIHPAPETVADTYLRLLGPESLGITGQAYHAQDAILPRALEQ
- a CDS encoding acylphosphatase, producing the protein MDELQSEQRVCYRCLIGGRVQGVFFRAAAREQAMRLGVTGSARNLADGRVEVLVCGEAAAVAQFRDWLRTGPATAEVTGVACEPLDYHPQAGFLID
- a CDS encoding thioredoxin family protein, coding for MNISFPDAVHPAWIPSFFRRTLCALLLSAGGWSVAIGDPAEPFFDTTFGDFSEELETVKAEGKQGILLMFEMDECPFCQRMKTTVLNRPEVHEYFKKHFKIFPIDIEGEVEMTDFSGTSMTQKDFALKSYRVRATPVFAFFDAEGNLMTKFIGATGDSSEFMWLGNYVVEGRYKDTTFQQYKRERQAALAP
- the wrbA gene encoding NAD(P)H:quinone oxidoreductase, producing MNYILVLYYSRHGATAEMARQIARGVEAGGLESRLRTVPAVSTVCEATEDNIPASGAPYANLDDVRHCAGLALGSPTRFGNMAAPLKYFLDGTSSLWLAGALTGKPAGVFTSTSSPHGGQEATLLSMMLPLLHHGMLLMGLPYSETDLLHTRGGGTPYGPSHLAGPDSQLPVTDEERRLCQALGKRLAETAARLAPRDP
- the hda gene encoding DnaA regulatory inactivator Hda: MSAFQQQLHLPIEWIREPTLAEYRPGPNAEALALVSTMAAGDGEPFLFLFGNAGTGKTHLLQAACLAATRQGLQTHFVPLGTTGLEPSLFDDLERLDLVAIDDVQAIAGDAIWERALFDLFNRMREQGRHLLTAAKTTPDALPLGLPDLRSRLQWGPRYCLLPLSDADCEQLLIESARRRGMTLNDDQARYIMNYHARDPTSLLALVARLDSLSLREQRQPTIPLIRRAMQGDL
- a CDS encoding CDP-alcohol phosphatidyltransferase family protein yields the protein MKLKDLPNLISAMRLIAVIPVVYLLLVHEFGWALALFAAAGASDGLDGFLAKHYGWQSRLGGILDPLADKTLLICCFLVLGSLGLIPIWLVLAVVFRDLVIVGGAVLYNYRVEEVEAAPIPVSKLNTLLQILLVVAVITDAGPYPLPAEWLPPLIWACFTTVVVSGLQYVWIWGRKAIRRGLKDE
- the purM gene encoding phosphoribosylformylglycinamidine cyclo-ligase yields the protein MSQDSHNTSLSYRDAGVDIDAGARLVERIKPLAAATARPGILAGLGGFGALFELPLADYRQPVLVSGTDGVGTKLKLAIDLGRHDSIGIDLVAMCANDILVSGAEPLFFLDYYATGRLDVEVAATVIAGIARGCELAGCALTGGETAEMPGLYQDGDYDLAGFCVGIAEKANLILPERVAVGDVLLGLKASGPHSNGYSLIRKVLAVSGADAAGTLAQDLDGASLGERLLAPTRIYVRSVLPLTRALRVHALAHITGGGLTENLPRVLPPGTLARVDLDAWRRPPVFDWIQTQGGISDAEMLRTFNCGVGMVVCLAPEDVEPALEQLRAAGEEVWVMGQIETSEEEPAVIYDRGTAHV
- the purN gene encoding phosphoribosylglycinamide formyltransferase, whose amino-acid sequence is MSEDNRLSVVALISGGGSNLQALIDAQAAGLPIRIVAVISNRADAPGLDRARHHGIPAEILSHRDYPDRETYDADLQRLIDRHDPGLVVLAGFMRILTPEFVNHYRGRMFNIHPSLLPKFRGLHTHQRALDADETEHGASVHFVTAELDGGPIILQARVPVLPEDDAATLAARVLEQEHRIYPAAVGWFAEGRLKLGEDGRPWLDGEPMPEP
- a CDS encoding DUF1566 domain-containing protein, coding for MSPLTRLNKIRWPLALSLCLFASTFARTALAETCVDEIPPAQRPDSRFVANRDGTVNDRVTGLMWKQCAEGLSGVGCAVGDALLFKWKWAIRQGRGVVFAGYSDWRLPDRTELSSLLQRRCYGLDIDAIHFPNTPPDRFWSATQSPYYPGSAWTLHFGNGTVGYGTRQDSAYVRLVRDRVSCSPVSPESCVTR
- a CDS encoding DUF6489 family protein, coding for MKVTVDFDITPDEVRKLFGLPDVEAFQRQMMDDIRERMMAGVEGYDPIKLFQPYLAGTMASWDMFQKMLTNVPGMSGAGAAASDATTGKK